The Amycolatopsis camponoti genome segment GTCGGGTCGAACTTCCTGTCCGAGGAGGTCGTCCGCGACAAGCTGAAGCGCGTCGAGCTTTCGCGGCGTCTCGGCGGCTGGCTGGCGCAGGAGGACAACGCCGAGCGCGTGACGTCCGAGCTGGCGACGATGGTCCGGGCGGCGGTCCGGGTCCTGCGCGACGAGGACGTCCAGGCGATCATGGAGCAGGCCGTCGCGCGCCGGATCATCGACAAGCCGTGGGGCCCGCCGCTGGGCAAGATCCTGCAGGGCGTGTTCGCCGACGGCGCGCACCACAAGCTGGTCGACCTCATGTGCGACCGCGGCTACGAGTGGGTCCGCGACAACCACACGACGATGCTGCGCGTGGTGTCCGACCGCGCGCCGAGCTGGTCGCCGAAGTTCGTCGACGAGATGCTCGCGGACAAGGTCTACGGCGAGGTGCTGTCGTTCGCGTGGGCGGTCAAGACCGACGTGAACCACCCGATGCGGCTGGCGCTGGACAAGTTCCTCGGCGAGTTCGCGCAGGACCTGCAGACCGACCCGGAGGTGATGGCCCGCGCCGAGCAGGTGAAGGGCCAGATCGTGCACCACGAGGAGGTCCAGCGCCTGATCGGCTCGGCGTGGAGCACGGCGAAGGAGATGCTGCTGACGGCGGCGGAGGACCCGTCGAGCGAGCTGCGCCGGCGCGTCCGCCTCGGCCTGACCTCGCTGGGCACGCGCCTGGTGTCGGACGACCAGCTCCGAGCGAAGGCCGACGGCTGGGTCGAGGGCGCGGCTGCGTACCTGGTGAAGAACTACTCCCACGAGATCACGACGATCATCACGGACACGGTCGAGCGCTGGGACGCCGAGGAGACGTCGCGCAAGATCGAGCTCCAGGTGGGCCGTGACCTGCAGTTCATCCGCATCAACGGCACGGTGGTGGGTGCGCTGGCCGGGCTGGTCATCTACGCGGTGGCGGAGCTGCTGTTCTGACGGCTGAGGCGTATACCACAGCTGGGGGAGGTTCAAACGAGTTGTCCACAGGAAGCTGAGTTATCCCCGGGGTTATCCACAGGTTTTCACGGTGATGGCCTAATGGGTGTCCACAACGTATGGGGGCGGGGCTCTCTGGGGCGTGGATATGTGGGGGGTTGCGGCTGAGTTGTCCACAGCCGTTCGTGGGTCCGCCGCTCGGATGAGAGCGACTTGCCAGGGGCTTGAGGGGGCTTGAGGCCGCCGCTCAGCCCGCCGCGGTTGGCGCCTGCCGGGAGACGGCCGACCCTCAGCCCGCCGCGGTCTCCGCCGCCCGGGCTCGCCAGCCGCGGGCCTTCTCGCGGTTTCCGCACACCCTCATCGAGCACCACGTGCGGGACCTGTTCCTGGACTCGTCGTAGAACGCCCACAGGCACGTGTCGGCCGGGCAGATCTTCAGCCGGATCCACTCGCCGCGGACCACCAGCCGGGCGCAGGCCGCGAACACCGCCCCCACGACGTCGTCCGCCACCAGCTCCGGGCCGTCGTCCGTCAACGAGATCCGCGTGCCCACGTCGAGGCTTCCGCCGGGCAGCCGGGGGTCGCCGACAGCGGCTCGCAGCGCGTCTCGGGCCGCGCGGGCCTCGGGGGCCGGATTGGCCGTCAACGCCCTCCCGGCCGCCCACCTGTGCCACTGCCCGGGATCTTCGAGCAGGTCAGTGCCCTCTTCGACGTTGACCGTGTTGAGGAACTCCACGACGAGAGACGCGTCGGTGTGCACCCACCCAGTGTACGGCGGTCGGTGGTTGCTCCCGCGCGCAGTAACCCACATACTACGAACAATGGTTACTCGCGATCGAAGGGAGCGACGATGAGTGCGGTACCGACGCTGGGTGTGGTGGCGCTGGACTGCCCCGACCCGGTGGCACTCGCCGGGTTCTACCGGGCCGTGCTGGAGTGGGACGCGCCCGATGTCGCCGACGACGGCCACTGGGTCACGCTCGCCAACCCGCTCGGGGGCGCCGGCCTCGCCTTCCAGCGGGTGGCCGACTACCGGCCGCCGGCCTGGCCGTCCGCCGAGAACCCGCAGCAGCTGCACCTGGACCTCACCGTCACCGACCTCGAAGCGGCGCACGAGCGCGTCCTCGGTCTCGGCGCGAAACTGCTGGACGACGCGCCGGAGACGTTCCGCGTCTACGCCGATCCGGCGGGCCACCCGTTCTGCCTCTGCGCCTGCTGACCGATTTGTGCGTAGGCTCGCATGTGTGATTTGTCCGAAGTGTCAGAACCAGATGCGGACCGTGGACAAGAACGGCGTCCACATCGAGCAGTGCGAGGGCTGTCGCGGGATCTTCCTGGACCGCGGTGAGCTCGAAGCGATCGCCGGTGCGGAAAGTTCGTTCTACGGCCGCCAGCCACCGCCCTACCAGGGCGGCCACGGCCGTCCCGACTCGCCGCGCCCCTACCGCGGCGGCCATCCGGACTCGCCCAAGGCGTACCGCGGCGGGTACGCGGACTCGCCGCGGCCGCACCGCGGGTACTCGGATTCGCCGAGGCCGTACGGGCACGGCAACCGCAAGCGCGGCTTCCTCGAGAACCTCTTCGACTGAGGTGGGTCTCGACCTGCGGATCTGCCCGGCGTGCGGCGATCTGGCGGAGCGTCCCATCGTCGCGGGCACGGTCCTCACGTGCCGCCGGTGCGGCCACGAGTGGCCGTTCCGGAAGCTGCCGCTGTTCGCGCTGACCGGCCCGAGCGGAGCCGGGAAGTCGACGGTGGGGCCGCTGCTGGCGGCCCGGCTCGGTGGTGACGTCGTCGTGCTGGACCAGGACATCCTCTGGGTCGGTGCCCTGCGCGACGAGGTCGGCACGTTCCGGTCGGTGTGGCTGCGGATGGCGGCGATGCTCCACCAGAACGGCCGGCCGGTCGTGCTGTGCGGCACGGTCGCGCCACCGGAGTTCGAGCCGCTGCCGGAGAGGGCGTTCTTCAGCGAGATCCACTACCTGGCGCTGGTCGGCACGCCGGAGTCGCTGGGCAGGCGGCTGCGGGCGCGCCCGGCGTGGCGGGAGTGGGACGAGCCGCGGATCGAGGAGATGCTGGAGTTCAACGAGTGGCTCCGGAAGTCGGCACCGGAGCTGGGTGTCGACCTCTTCGACACCACGGACGTCTCTAGGGAGGCGACGGCCGACCACGCCGAGAAGTGGATCCGCGACCGGCTGCCTTAGCCGAGCGGCCAGGTGCGGCCGCCCGGTTCGTCGAGCCAGAACTCCTGGCGGTCGGCGGTGACCGTCACCCCGAACCGGTCGCGGTCCGGCTTGTCCAGCTCGCACCACTCGACGTAGGCCGCTTCGGCGAGCTCCCACAGGGCTCGCGGGCCGCCCTGGGCCACCTCGTCCGCGCCCGCGCGCTTGCGGTGGCGGACCCACGAGCCGTCCGGGTGGACGAGCGCGACGCCGCTGTCGCCCGGGCCGCCCGCCGCGTGCGGGTCCGTGCCGTCGCCGTCGCGCACCGGCCGCACGCCCGGCATCGCCAGCCCGGCGAAGAACTCGAACTGCCGGCGCGGCTGGAGCACCGACGCCATCGGCAGCCGCGTCTGCTCCCAGTCGTCGCGTGACGGCATCGGCAGCGGATCGGCCTGCGCCAGCCGATGTGCGCGAAGCGGCATGAAACGGCCGTCGCGCGCGAGGACGCGGCCCTGCGCGGTGCCGTCCTCGCCGGCGACGAGCCGGACCAGCCCGGCGCCGATCGGCCGGTTCAGCGTCGTCACGATCAGCCCGTCCGGGGTGGTCTGCGCCAGCCACGCGAGCGGGATCGAAGAAACCGAAGCGGTGCACAGCACCCGGTCGAACAGCGTGCCCGCCGGGAAGCCGAGCGCGCCGTCGCCCACCGCGCACGTCGGCCGGTAGCCCGCCGCGGCCAGCCGCTCGCGCGCCTCGCCGGCGATCACCGGGTCTATGTCCACAGTGGACACCAGGCCGGCGCCGCAGCGGTGGCTCAGCAGCGCGGCGTTGTAGCCGGTGCCGGTACCGATCTCGAGCACGCGCTGCCCGTCCCGGACCCGCAGCTCCTCGAGCATGATCGCCATGATCGACGGCATGCTCGACGAGCTGGTCGGCGTGCCCGCCACCGGCCCGGTGCGCCGGGCGAGCTCCCAGCGGTCCGGGTCGTCGTCCAGCTGCGTGACCAGCACCTCGCGCGAGTAGACGGTCTCCAGCCAGCCCGGGTCGTCCCGGTCGACCGCCGCCCACAGCCCGCCCGCGGGTGCGAAGAACCGCGGCAGGAAGACGTGGCGCGGTACCGCTCGGAACGCGGCGATCCATTCCGGGGCGTGCAGGACGTCCTCGTCGAGCAGGTGCTCGACGAGGCGCCGCCGCAGCCGGGCCGAGCGCGTCATGCGACCACGTTACTGATCCGACCACGAGTAGGCCGACCCCCGAGCGGTGCGTAATCAAAGCTTCGAAGTCATCGGCCGTGACTGTGGTCGGATTGGTAACCATCGAGCCCGGTAGCGGGTGAGGACGGCCACAGCGGCTATTGCAAGCAGAGTGCTTGCAATAGCTAGCACCCGCGCGTACCGTCGAAAGGGTCGCGAGGAGGTGACCGGATGGCAGAGACCGGTGGGACGTCAGGATCCGGCAGCCCCATGGACAAGGTCGCGGACATCGCCTCCGACATCGGCGAGTACATCCGCCAGCAGCGCAACACCGCGAAGATCTCGTTGCGCCAGCTGTCGAAGCTCGCCGGCGTGTCCAACCCGTACCTGAGCCAGATCGAGCGCGGGGTGCGCAAGCCCAGCGCGGAGATCCTGCAGCAGATCGCGAAGGGCCTGCGCATTTCGGCGGAAGCGCTGTATGTGCAAGCCGGGATCCTCGATCTGCCGACGGGTGGTCCGGTGGGCGACGCGATCCGCGCCGACGCCGAGCTGACCGAACGGCAGAAGCAGGTCCTGCTCGACGTCTACGAGTCCTTCCGCCGGGAGAACGCCGCGGCACGGCCGGCCGCCGAGTCGTCTCCCGCTCCGGACACCGTGGACACCTCAGACACCCCAGACACCACTCCAGCCGCCAACACCAGGGAGTAACCATGACCACGCCCAAGACCGAAGACGTCAAGAAGGCCGTCACCACCGCCCTCGACCAGGTCCGCACCCCGCTGCTCGCCGCGCTCGGCGCCGGCAACCTGGCCGGGCAGGCCGTCACCGACGCCGTGGCGAAGGCCCGCGAGAACGTGACCAAGAGCGGCGAGACCGCCCGCAAGAACCTGCAGGAGCTGCCGACCGACGTCGAGAGCCTGCGCGAGAAGCTGGACCCGGCCGAGCTGCGCAAGGTCATCGACGAGTACACCGAGGCCGCGCTCAAGCTGTACAACAAGCTGGCCGAGTCGGGCGAGCAGGCGTGGGACAAGTTCTCCACGCAGCCGCAGGTCAAGAAGGCCATCGAGCAGCTCGAGGAGGCCCTGACCACCGCGCAGGGCCAGGTCGAGGGTGTGACCTCCGAGGTCCGCGAGCGCGTCGACGGCGTGCTGGGCACCTTCACCAAGCGCACCCGCTCGGTCGGCGAGAAGACCGCCCGCAAGGTGACCGAGGTCGCCGGCGACGCCGCCGAGGCCATCGAGGAGCTGGGTGACGACGTCGCCCACGAGACCCGTTCCGCGAGCCGCAAGGTCGCGAACAAGACCGCTCCGAAGACGGCCACCCCGGCCCGTCGCACGACCACCGGCACCACCACCAGCGCCGCCGCGAAGAAGCCGGCCGCGCCGAAGACCGACAAGTAAAGCCGAAGGCCGACCGGTAACCGAGCCGATGTTTACCAATCCGACCACAGCCACGGCCGCATGGCTTCGCAGCGACGGTCACGTGCCGCGTGAGGGGCGGCCTGCTTTTGGCCGGATTGGTAAATAAGCCGTGAACACCCCGGCCCCGCCACCGCACCCCGGTGGCGGGGCCGGGGTCGTTCGGGCGGTTTGCCGTAAGCTGTCGCTGTGCTGGTTGCCATCTGGATCCTCGAAGTAGTCCACTGGGGCAGCGCGCTGGTCGGGCTCTTCGCGTTCGTGCACGCGCTCCTGCAGCGCGCCGACGCCTACTCGGCGGCCGACCGCAAGACCAAGCCCATCTGGATGCTCATCACCGGCGGCGCGACGCTCGCCATGGCGCTGTTCAGCGTGATGGGCCCGGGGATGATCTTCTGGGTGCCGGCCATGGCCGCGGCCCTGGTCTACATCGTGGACGTCCGCCCCAAGCTCATCGAGGTCCAGCGCGGCGGCTCCAACTGGTAGTCGCCGATGCCGGATCGGCGGCGATCGGCACGGTTAGGGTGGCGAGGTGACCTGGACGATTGCCGGGAGCCTCACCGTGGTTCCCGCCCCCACGCGTACCGACCTGCTCGCCGACCCCGTCGCCAAGGCCCTGGAAGCGCTGGCCGACCCGGACGCCGTCGGCGTCGCCGAGATCGACCCGGCGCTGGCCGACACCGCCGCCTTCTGCGAGACCTACGGTTCGCCGCTCGACGCGTCCGCGAACTGTGTCGTCGTCGCCGGCAAGCGCGCCGGTGAAGTCCGGTTCGCGGCCGCGCTCGTGCTCGCGACGACCCGCGCCGACGTCAACGGCGTGATCAAGCGCCGCCTCGACGTCCGCAAGGCGTCGTTCGCGCCGATGGACGAGGCCGTCTCGCTGACCGGGATGGAGTACGGCGGCATCACGCCCGTCGGCCTTCCCGCCGACTGGCCGATCCTGATCGACCAGCGCGTCGCCGACGCTCCCGAGCTGGTCATCGGCAGCGGGATCCGCGGCAGCAAGCTGCTGATCTCCGGCGCCGCGCTGGCCTCGCTGCCCGGCGCCGAGGTCATCGAGGACCTCGCCAAGTGACGTCCGTCTGGCTCCGGTACCTCACCGGTGCCGACATCGACTCGCTCGGCGTCACCGAAGCGGACATCGTCGGCGCGGTCGAGGACGTCCTCGGCGACCACGGCCGCGGCCAGGTCGTCTTCGAGCCGCGTACGCACCTGGTGCCGGACAACGGCGGCAAGGGCCACTTCAACATCCTTCGCGGCCACTTGTCCGCGAAGCAGGTCAGTGGCGTGAAGGTCGTCGGTGACTTCGTGGGGAACTTCGAACGGGGCCTCCCTTCCGAAATGGCGTTGATCCTGCTGCTCGACCCGGACACGGGCATGCCGCGGGCCATCGTCGACGGCACGATGATCACCGAGGCCCGCACCGGCGCGATGACCGCCGTCGGCGCGAAGTACCTGGCGCGCCCGGACTCGCGGGTGCTCGGGCACATCGGCGCCCGCGGCACCGCCTGGTGGAACGTCGTCCTCCTCGACTCCTTGTTCGACTTCGCCGAAATCCGCGTGACCAGCAAGCGCCCGGAGTCCCGCGAGGACTTCGGCCGCCGGCTCTCCGAACGGCTCGGCAAGGACGTCCGCGTCTGCGCCACGGCCGAGGAGACCCTGGACGGCGCGGACATCCAGGTCGAGGCCTCCCGGCTGGTCGAACCCGAACCGCTGGTGCGGCGCGAGTTCCTCCGGCCGGGCACCTTCCTGGTGCCCTACGGCACGATCAGCGCGCTGGAGCTCACGCTGCTCGACGACGTCGACAAGGTCGTCGTCGACGACTGGCGCGAATCGCAGTCCGGCAACCCGCGGTTCGGCGCCCTGCGCCCGCAGCTCAACGCCGGCCTCCTCACCGCGGACGGGGTCCACGCCGAGATCGGCGACATCGTGGCCGGGAAGAAGCCGGGCCGCGAGCACGACGCCGAGCGGATCCTGTTCTGGCACCGCGGACTGTCCACAACGGACGTCGCGGTGGCGAACATGATCCTGGCCCGTGCCGAGGCTTCCGGCGTCGGCACCATGCTGCCGTACCGATGATCGTCACCGGAAGCGAGTTCGCCGACGGTGAACGGTTGGAATTGGCCGATTCGCTGCTGGAGACGCTTTTCCAACGCCGGAAGGCGCTCTTGACGGCGCTCGAAAGCCGCGAAAAGCCCGTCTACGGCGTCAACACCGGGATGGGACGGCTGGCGGGCGTCGCGCTCGACGCGCGGCAGCAGGCGGACCACCAGCGCGGCCTGCTGATCGGCCGCGCGGTCGGCGGCCCGCCGTGGCTCCCGCCGGAGGACGTCCGCGCGCTGCTCGTCGCGCGGCTGCGCGACTTCCTGCAGCCGTGGTCCGGGGTGAGTGCGGAGCTGGTGCAGTTCCTCGTGGACCGCCTGAATGACGGCTTCACGCCCGCGGTGCCGCGCTCCGGCCTCGGCAGCTCGGGCGAGATCATCCCGCTGTCCCACGCCTTCCAGACTTTCCTCGGCATCGGCACGGTCCTCGAAGACGGCATCGAGACCCCCGCGGCGGACGCGCTCGCGAGGCGCGGCGTAGCGCCGTACGTGTTGGGGCCCAAGGAAGGTGCTTCGCTGCTTCAGGGTTCGCCGCTGGCGATGGTGCACGCGCAGCGCGGCTGGGCCGAAACGCGGCAGCTCATCGCCCTGCAGACGCTCACCGAGGCGATGGCGATCGACGTCCTCGGGGCGCCGCGCGAGGTGTTCTCGCCGGTGATGGCCGGCAGCGACGACCACCTGAGCTCCGTGCTGGTTTCCCTGGGCGGCTTGATCGGCCCGGGCCCGGTGCGGCCGGGCGTCGTGCAGGCGCCGCTGTCGGTCCGGGTCGCGCCACGGGCGCTGGCCCACGCGTCCCGCGTGCACGCCGACCTGCGGGAAACCGTGCGGCGCTGGGAATCGATGCCCGGCGACTCCCCGTCGTTCATCGACGGGGCGTTCATCCCGGGGACGGGTTACCACGCGGTCGACCTCGGCCTGCGGATGGACGCGGTGACGGCGGCGCTGGTGCACCTCGGCGAGATCTCGGTGCAGCGGATGCACCGCCTGCTCGACGAGCGCTTCAGCGGCCTCCCGGCGCAGCTCACCGCGGATCCGGGGCCGCGGGCGGGGTTGGTGCCGCTGCACAAGAGGGCGGTGGGCGAGCTGCACGCGCTGCGTCGCCTCGCGACGCCCGCGACGCTCGGTTCGATCGACACATCGGCCGGTCAGGAGGACGTGCAAGCGTTTGCGTGGGCGGCCGGCGAGCAACTCCGCGCGGCGTCTTCGCACCTTTTCGCGATCACCGCTTGCGAGCTGGTCGCGGGTTCGCAAGGGCGGTATCTGGCTTCCGGTGACGGCGTTCCCGACCTGCGCGCGGGGTACGAGTGGGTGCGGTCGATCGTGCCGCCGGTCGACGAGGACCGCCCGCTGGGACCCGAGGTCGAGCGCTTGGTTTCCGCTTGCCGGGCCGCGCGGTTCACCGAACTCTCGACGCTGGAGTGAGCCTGGACCTGGGCCTGATCGGGCAGGCCGCGGCGATGTTCGCCGTGACGAACGTCGACGACCTCGTGCTGCTCGCCGTGTTCTTCGGGCAGGCCACCGCGCTGACGGTCGTGGCCGGGCAGTTCCTCGGCTTCGGCGCGATCCTGGCCGTCTCGGTCGCGGGCGCGCTAGGGGCCGGGTTGCTGCCCGACGGCGCCGTCCGCTGGCTCGGCGTGCTGCCGGTGCTGCTCGGGATCCGGGCGGTCTGGCAGGCGCGGCGCTCCGGAGACGGCGGGCCGCCGCCGGCCACCGGAGTGCTCGGCATCGCGGCCGTGTGCTTCGCCAACGGTGGCGACAACGTCGGTGTCTACGTGCCCGCCTTCGCCGCGACCGGGCCCGGCGGCCTGGTCGGCTACAGCGTGGTGTTCCTGGTGGGCGTGGCCGTGTGGTGCCTCGCCGGGCGGTTCCTCGCGACGCGGCCGGGTGTCGCGCGGGTGCTCGCGCGGTGGGGGCACGTCGTGCTGCCCGTGGTGCTGATCGCGCTCGGCGTGCTGATCCTGCTCGGGGCGTTCTAGCGGGCGATTTCGCCGATGTGGCGCCAGGTTTCGGGCGACACGGTCAGCGTGCCGGACGTCGGCGCCTTCGAGTCCCGGACCGCGACCGAGCCGGGCGTGAACGCAACCTCGACGCA includes the following:
- a CDS encoding cadmium resistance transporter, whose product is MDLGLIGQAAAMFAVTNVDDLVLLAVFFGQATALTVVAGQFLGFGAILAVSVAGALGAGLLPDGAVRWLGVLPVLLGIRAVWQARRSGDGGPPPATGVLGIAAVCFANGGDNVGVYVPAFAATGPGGLVGYSVVFLVGVAVWCLAGRFLATRPGVARVLARWGHVVLPVVLIALGVLILLGAF
- a CDS encoding AAA family ATPase, translated to MGLDLRICPACGDLAERPIVAGTVLTCRRCGHEWPFRKLPLFALTGPSGAGKSTVGPLLAARLGGDVVVLDQDILWVGALRDEVGTFRSVWLRMAAMLHQNGRPVVLCGTVAPPEFEPLPERAFFSEIHYLALVGTPESLGRRLRARPAWREWDEPRIEEMLEFNEWLRKSAPELGVDLFDTTDVSREATADHAEKWIRDRLP
- a CDS encoding helix-turn-helix domain-containing protein, producing the protein MDKVADIASDIGEYIRQQRNTAKISLRQLSKLAGVSNPYLSQIERGVRKPSAEILQQIAKGLRISAEALYVQAGILDLPTGGPVGDAIRADAELTERQKQVLLDVYESFRRENAAARPAAESSPAPDTVDTSDTPDTTPAANTRE
- a CDS encoding methyltransferase domain-containing protein, with amino-acid sequence MTRSARLRRRLVEHLLDEDVLHAPEWIAAFRAVPRHVFLPRFFAPAGGLWAAVDRDDPGWLETVYSREVLVTQLDDDPDRWELARRTGPVAGTPTSSSSMPSIMAIMLEELRVRDGQRVLEIGTGTGYNAALLSHRCGAGLVSTVDIDPVIAGEARERLAAAGYRPTCAVGDGALGFPAGTLFDRVLCTASVSSIPLAWLAQTTPDGLIVTTLNRPIGAGLVRLVAGEDGTAQGRVLARDGRFMPLRAHRLAQADPLPMPSRDDWEQTRLPMASVLQPRRQFEFFAGLAMPGVRPVRDGDGTDPHAAGGPGDSGVALVHPDGSWVRHRKRAGADEVAQGGPRALWELAEAAYVEWCELDKPDRDRFGVTVTADRQEFWLDEPGGRTWPLG
- a CDS encoding CGNR zinc finger domain-containing protein, which produces MHTDASLVVEFLNTVNVEEGTDLLEDPGQWHRWAAGRALTANPAPEARAARDALRAAVGDPRLPGGSLDVGTRISLTDDGPELVADDVVGAVFAACARLVVRGEWIRLKICPADTCLWAFYDESRNRSRTWCSMRVCGNREKARGWRARAAETAAG
- a CDS encoding DUF445 domain-containing protein, producing the protein MEQLTPAKVTPADPPGGAAGEEEKRRALRKMKLVALSFLIGATVVFLLTSWAQSAGWPGWVGYVRAAAEAGMVGALADWFAVTALFRHPLGLKIPHTAIIPNKKDALGNSLGDFVGSNFLSEEVVRDKLKRVELSRRLGGWLAQEDNAERVTSELATMVRAAVRVLRDEDVQAIMEQAVARRIIDKPWGPPLGKILQGVFADGAHHKLVDLMCDRGYEWVRDNHTTMLRVVSDRAPSWSPKFVDEMLADKVYGEVLSFAWAVKTDVNHPMRLALDKFLGEFAQDLQTDPEVMARAEQVKGQIVHHEEVQRLIGSAWSTAKEMLLTAAEDPSSELRRRVRLGLTSLGTRLVSDDQLRAKADGWVEGAAAYLVKNYSHEITTIITDTVERWDAEETSRKIELQVGRDLQFIRINGTVVGALAGLVIYAVAELLF
- a CDS encoding ornithine cyclodeaminase family protein yields the protein MTSVWLRYLTGADIDSLGVTEADIVGAVEDVLGDHGRGQVVFEPRTHLVPDNGGKGHFNILRGHLSAKQVSGVKVVGDFVGNFERGLPSEMALILLLDPDTGMPRAIVDGTMITEARTGAMTAVGAKYLARPDSRVLGHIGARGTAWWNVVLLDSLFDFAEIRVTSKRPESREDFGRRLSERLGKDVRVCATAEETLDGADIQVEASRLVEPEPLVRREFLRPGTFLVPYGTISALELTLLDDVDKVVVDDWRESQSGNPRFGALRPQLNAGLLTADGVHAEIGDIVAGKKPGREHDAERILFWHRGLSTTDVAVANMILARAEASGVGTMLPYR
- a CDS encoding aromatic amino acid lyase translates to MIVTGSEFADGERLELADSLLETLFQRRKALLTALESREKPVYGVNTGMGRLAGVALDARQQADHQRGLLIGRAVGGPPWLPPEDVRALLVARLRDFLQPWSGVSAELVQFLVDRLNDGFTPAVPRSGLGSSGEIIPLSHAFQTFLGIGTVLEDGIETPAADALARRGVAPYVLGPKEGASLLQGSPLAMVHAQRGWAETRQLIALQTLTEAMAIDVLGAPREVFSPVMAGSDDHLSSVLVSLGGLIGPGPVRPGVVQAPLSVRVAPRALAHASRVHADLRETVRRWESMPGDSPSFIDGAFIPGTGYHAVDLGLRMDAVTAALVHLGEISVQRMHRLLDERFSGLPAQLTADPGPRAGLVPLHKRAVGELHALRRLATPATLGSIDTSAGQEDVQAFAWAAGEQLRAASSHLFAITACELVAGSQGRYLASGDGVPDLRAGYEWVRSIVPPVDEDRPLGPEVERLVSACRAARFTELSTLE
- a CDS encoding DUF397 domain-containing protein; protein product: MSDLSWRKSSYSSGEGSQGACVEVAFTPGSVAVRDSKAPTSGTLTVSPETWRHIGEIAR
- a CDS encoding YbaK/EbsC family protein, which gives rise to MTWTIAGSLTVVPAPTRTDLLADPVAKALEALADPDAVGVAEIDPALADTAAFCETYGSPLDASANCVVVAGKRAGEVRFAAALVLATTRADVNGVIKRRLDVRKASFAPMDEAVSLTGMEYGGITPVGLPADWPILIDQRVADAPELVIGSGIRGSKLLISGAALASLPGAEVIEDLAK
- a CDS encoding DUF2516 family protein — encoded protein: MLVAIWILEVVHWGSALVGLFAFVHALLQRADAYSAADRKTKPIWMLITGGATLAMALFSVMGPGMIFWVPAMAAALVYIVDVRPKLIEVQRGGSNW
- a CDS encoding VOC family protein, giving the protein MSAVPTLGVVALDCPDPVALAGFYRAVLEWDAPDVADDGHWVTLANPLGGAGLAFQRVADYRPPAWPSAENPQQLHLDLTVTDLEAAHERVLGLGAKLLDDAPETFRVYADPAGHPFCLCAC
- a CDS encoding zf-TFIIB domain-containing protein; this translates as MICPKCQNQMRTVDKNGVHIEQCEGCRGIFLDRGELEAIAGAESSFYGRQPPPYQGGHGRPDSPRPYRGGHPDSPKAYRGGYADSPRPHRGYSDSPRPYGHGNRKRGFLENLFD